One Polynucleobacter necessarius genomic window, TATGCTTGGCAAGTGCGTGCAACATAGTAGGGAGATTTAGTCCGTCCCTCAATCTTGAATGAATCCACTCCCATATTGGTGAGGTGTTCAATGTGTTCAATGGCGCGTAGGTCCTTCGAATTCATGATGTATGTGCCATGTTCATCTTCTTCCATTGGCATTGAATCATCAGGCCTTCTGGCCTCTTGAAGTAAAATTACATCACCACTTTGTGTTTGTTGGCCAGGTTTGACCTTGTAATCCCAGCGGCAGGCATTAGTGCAAGCACCCTGGTTCGAGTCGCGATGCGACATGTAGCCAGAGAGTAAACAACGACCCGAATAGGCGATGCAGAGTGCGCCATGTACAAAAACTTCCAGCTCCATTTCGGGGCAGTCCTGACGGACTTCCTTGATTTCATCAAAGGAGAGTTCGCGAGAAAGAATGACGCGGCTTATTCCAACAGAACGCCAAAATTTTGCGGAAGCACCATTTACAGTATTGGCCTGCACTGATAGGTGAATCGGCATATCGGGCCATGCTTCACGTGCCATCATGATGAGGCCAGGGTCGGACATGATCAATGCATCCGGCTTTAAGGCAACCACTGGCGACATGTCCCGAATGTAAGTGCGTGTCTTGGCACCGTGAGGCAGGAGGTTGGAAACTAAATAAAACTTTTTACCCAGATCATGTGTGGTATCGATACCTTGCTTGAGAACCTCAATCTTGCCAAAGTCATTGTTACGAACGCGTAATGAATAGCGTGGCTGACCCGCATAAATCGCATCCGCCCCAAAATCAAAGGCAGTTTCGAGCATCTGCAGGCTACCTGCGGGGGCTAATAGTTCTGGTGTTTTCATGATGTTGGTATTTTAATGCCATTAGCTTAAATATTGCCCTTGGGGTCGCGCAAGGCGATAAAACAGAGAATTATTGGGTTTTAGTCACTTTATGCCGATAGGTGACAACGGTAGGCATGGCTCGACTAAGACAGTTTTGGTGCTCTTAAGCCATTCAAGATTTAAGCCATTCAAGATTCGAGACAATAGCTATACACTGAGCTTCAGGACTGTAGTTTTTGTCAATCCATGATGCTATATGAGTGATTTAATTCGCATTTGATTCTGATGCCAACATAATGCAGTTAGCGAACCAAACATTTTATTTTGCATTATTCTTCAGCACTTTTATTGGCTTGCTGACACCCCTATATTGGGGTCGGCAGAAGCTAAACGATCAATTTAGTATTAACTACTAGCCACTTAGGCTTGTGGCTTATGCAACCTCATCTCTGAGCCTTTTTTGACTTCCTTGCTTGGCAAGTTGAATTTATTTATTGCCAATCTCATGCTGCTCGTAGGCGCCTTGTGCATCTGCTTGTTATTTAGCGCATGGAGCGGCACTATAACGAGATCAAAGCAAGCCTTTGCAGCGCTTTGGTTTACTTTTATTGCATCGGTTTACTTGTATCTTCTCAATTATGGAAGTACCAATGATCGGATTCATTTGATGAATCTGGCAATATCGGTCGCGTCTATTTGGCAGATCAGCGTTCTCTATGGGTTGAGTAAATCCGATGCTTCCCATCAGCTTAAGCTAATCATGCTTGCTGATACAGTGCAGTTGCTTGCTAGAGGAAGTCGTTCAGTAATTATGTACTTCCAAGAAATCGCAACCCTTCCATCCCTATTTCAGGAAGAAATTTTGGGGTTTGGTCTAAGGGTAATTGCCGGCCCCTCAACTATGATGGTGTGCATATTAATTGCCAATTACTATCTTGAAAAATTAATGCAAGAGCACAAAAAAGTGCCTACGCCATTGAGGACGGCTTGTTAAATAGCCTCAATTCCCTCTCAATGGTTCGCGATAACGAGACTGGCAATCACATTGTGCGAACCAAGAAGTATGTTGAAACCATTGCAAAGCGGCTACGCTCTATGAATCAATACAGCGACGAGCTCTCTGATGATTTAATTGAGGACATTACTTGAGCGGTGCCATTACACGATATTGGCAAGGTTGGCATTCCCGATTCAATTCTCAAACAGCAGGGATCTCTGACTGAGGATGAGTGGCATGTAATGAAGACTCATGCTGTTTTGGGTGAACAGGTATTAAAGGCAACCCTAATTGGGGATATTAAGCACACCTCTGTTCTGGAGGATGCGATCGGTATAGCGGGCTGCCATCATGAAAACTGGGATGGCAGTGCTTATCCTCGAGGCTTGCGGGGGCTTGATATTCCTTTGCCAGCGAGAATTATGTCTCTGGCGGATACCTATGACACCTTAATTAGTGAGCGTGTTTACAAAGATGCATGGACACACCAAATGGCCTGCGAAGAAATTCAACGTCTTAAGGGCATTCGTTTTGATCCTGCGGTGGTAGAGGCCTTTCTAATGGATCAAGACAAATTTATTGAGATTTCCCAAGCTTATAGAGATGCCGCATGACCATTAGTTATGAATTGAGCTCCAATATTCGTCGTAACTCCAGAATTATTCTGGTCACCGCTTTTATATTGGCAATCATTTTCTGTGTTAATGCCTCGTTATCTGCATACTTATTGCGTCAAAACAGTATCGACAATCATTCTGAGGAGTTGTCCAATTTAACGGTTATTTTGGCAGAGCATACCGCGCAAACGATCTTTTTAGCAAATACCGCCTTAAATAGCATCATGGATACGATTCAGCTTGAGCGAATATCAACTGAAAAAGCGTTTCGAGAATTTGCAACCAGCAAGAAGCGGTTTGAATTACTCAAGGATCGCACTCAATCCAACTCCGTTTTAGATGTTTCAACCTTTGTTGCAGACGATGGCAAAGTTTTAAACTTTTCACGCTCATTTCCTGCTCCAGATATCAACCTCGCAGATCGTGATTATTTCAAGTACCTCAGTGCCAATAATGATCAGTTTACCTATTGCAGTTTGCCCGTCCGTAACAAGGGCAATGGTAAATGGGTCTTCTACTTGGCGAAACGCGTTAATGGCCTCAACAATCAATTTTTAGGACTTGTATTGGTGGGGTTTCAGCAGAGGTCTTTTCCACTTTATATGAGCGTATTGGTAAAAATTTAGGTGATGGTGTGGCAATTTCCCTCCATCGAAATGACAAGACGCTGTTAACCCGCTGGCCTCTGGTTGTTGATGCTTTGGGCAAGGTAAACACCAATACATTTATAAATCAGTCTTTGGCAAATAAGGACATTAACGATGGCACCATTTTTACGAGTGGTGCCGGGTTTTCAAGGGGAAATGAAACCCCTGTACCGCGTATGATTTCTTGTCGAGCAGTGGAAGGTTACCCGTTTATCGTTGGCGCAGTAGAGCCTGAAGCCATTTATTTAGCTGGCTGGGATCGAAATGCCATTGGCGTATTTATTGCCACGGCATTAAGTCCCATTGCTTTATTTTCCGGCACATATTTTTTCCTGACTACCTACCGAAGTAATACCGAGAACCAATATTGTGCTCACCATGATCCTTTGACAAAACTTCCCAATAGAAAGATGAGTTTGTGATTATCTTGCCTGAGCTCAGCGCGGATGGACATGCTTTGAATGTGGCTCAAAAGATACTGAAATCTTTGCAAACTCCATTTCATATTGACGGTATATTGATTCATACCAGCGGCAGTATTGGTATAGCAATTTATCCTGATCATGGAGTTAACGAGACGGAATTGACGAATAATGCCGATATGGCAATGTATGGCGCGAAATCTTCTGGAAAGAATGCAGTGCGCGTCTACAGTCATCAAACTACGGAATCTATTACGAGAGACCTAATCTAATCCTTATTTATATGTTGGCAAGGGGTATTTTTGCTCGTCTAATTAAGGGGGGCAAAAAAGAAAAAGCCCCTAAATTGCTTTAGGAACTCTACTTATTTGGCTCCTCGACCTGGGCTCGAACCAGGGACCTACGGATTAACAGACACCATCTAGACTCTATTAAAATCGAATCTACACTATTTATTAATTAAATGACACTTATTTGGTGGATTTTTGAATATAGTTTGAACTTATAAATCAACAAGGGATTGAGGATGAAGATTGCCATTATTGGTTTGGGGAAAATGGGGCTTAATATGGCTACTAGACTATCCCTTTCCGGAATTTCAGTAGCTGGTTTCGATATAGCTTCACCATCCCCTGAGAATTTGCCACATAAAAACTTCGAAATTGCTAATTCGCTTACAGAGGCAGTTGAGTCGCTACCATCGCCTAGGATTGTTTGGCTAATGCTTCCAAGTGGTTTTCAGACTGAGGATGTAATTCTTGAATTGTCATCAATCTTATCTGCCGGTGACATTATTTTGGATGGCGCAAATTCATATTACAAGGATACCCAAAGAAGAGGTCTGGAATTAATTAATAAGGGTTTTAACTTCATTGATGTCGGTGTATCAGGGGGTATTTGGGGTTTGAATGATGGCTATTGCCTTATGGTTGGTGGTGAATCCGAAATAGCCCTAAAGCTCAGTCCGATATTCAATGCCCTTTCAACAAATGGCTCGGATGGTTGGAGTCATTTGGGGCCATTGGGGGCTGGTCATTTTGCAAAAATGATTCATAACGGTATTGAATATGGAATGATGCAGGCTTTTGCTGAGGGCCTGGAATTGACTCAATCAAAGAGACAATTTGCAATAGATACAGGAAAGTTGGTTGAGTTATGGCGCCATGGTTCTGTGGTGCGCTCATGGTTGCTAGACATGCTCTCTAAAGGAATTCACTCAAATCTTAACTTAGATGAGGTTTTGCCATATGTGCCTGACTCTGGTGAGGGCAGGTGGTTTGCAATTGAAGCAATAGAGCAAGGCATACCAACACCCGTGATTTCGCAGGCCCTTAATGCACGTTTCCAGAGTCAAAATAACTTTAATTTTGGATTCAGGATCTTATCCATTATGAGAAATGCATTTGGTGGGCATAAAATTCATAAAAAATGAAGCTCTGTATTATTAAATGTCCTTAAATTTAGCCCTCAATTCAAATTGTCTGCTTGGTGAGTCTCCCGTTTGGAGTCCGGTTGATCAATCTATTTATTTTATTGACACTAAAAAAATGTCCATTAATAGGTTTTGTATTTCGAATAGTCTTTTTGAGACTATTCCCACCCCATCAGAGATTGGATGCATTGTTTTAAAGCGGGGTGGAGGTATCGTTGCGGCTATGCAAAGTGGACTTGCATTTGTAGATTTCACCGTTAAAGAATATGCATTCTTTTGCACTATCGATAGCGATATTCTCACAAACAGGCCAAATGATGGTAAATGTGATGGCGCTGGTAGACTTTGGGTTGCCTCCATGGACAATAAAGAAGTCAGCTCATCAGGGCGGCTTTGGAAGGTATCCCCAACTACTGCACCAGAAATAGTGGATTCAAATTTTGTAATTGGAAATGGAATTGATTGGAGTCCTGATTCCAAAAAAATGTATTTTACTGATAGTGTCAATAGAGCTATTTATATCTATGATTTTGATTTGGGAAGTGGAACTATCGGCAACAAAGAAATGTTTGTAAAAATTCCTGAGGATGATGGATTTCCAGACGGTTTAGTTGTAGACGGCCAGGGATTTGTCTGGAGCGCACATTGGGATGGATGGCGAGTAACTAGATATGCGCTAGATGGGTCTATCGATAAGGTGGTTAATTTACCTGTACCAAGGCCAACTTCTTTGGCTTTTGGAGGGGCAAATCTTTCAAGTCTCTTTATCACCTCTGCTAGCTACGGTTTATCTTCTGCCGAGCTAATGAATGCACCATTGTCCGGGGGGTTATTTGTCTATGATTCAACTGTCTCTGGCCGTCTCAGCAATCAATATATAGCTGAAATTTCATGATTTATTTAGTGATGGGTGTGAGTGGCTGTGGAAAAACAACTACTGGGCTAAATTTGGCTTCTCGACTTGATGCCATTTTTTTAGATGCCGATAGCTTTCACTCTGAATCTAATCTTTCCAAGATGGCGAAAGGAATTCCCTTAACAGATGAGGATAGAGAGCCATGGTTAGCGAAATTAAATTCTAAATTAATTAAAGCCACCATGAACAGCAAAAATATTGTTTTAGCATGTTCAGCTTTAAAAGATTCTTATAGAAAATCGTTGCTCAGCAATATTGAGAGTTACCTAATAATCTATCTCAAGGCTGATATTTCCTTACTTGAGCGAAGACAGTCCGAGAGGAAAAATCATTTTTTTAATCCAAAACTATTATTCTCCCAAATAGCAATATTGGAGGAGCCAAAAGAAAATTTTATTGAATTGGATGCCAGCAAATCCACCCAAGATATTGTTGAGGAAATTTTTTGCAAGCTAGTATAAGAATAATATATTTAAGTTGATTTAGACTTGGATGAATACTCCGATGATGAACATGACTTTTTAGCTGCTTATTTAACTTAATTGATACTAGGTTGATTTAATTAGGCATTTCCAATGCACCTATCTTCTCCGATTCCCTTCCATCAGGCGATACAAATATTATTTTGATGTCTGTTATAGGCTCATCAGTAGTCTCTAAGATATTGGTTTGTTTGGGTCGGCCATCTAATCTGTCTGCAAGCTCTTTAATTGCCCAAGGCTCACCACGAGAAGCCAAGTCAAGCAGTTTCTCTATAGAGGCTCTTAATCGTTTTCCGTCATCTTGGGCTATTGCTTTCCTTAAGGCATCATTCCACATTCTTCCTTTTTGAGCATTATGGTTTCCTATAGGTGCGCCAGCCATGTCTTACCTTATTTGGGGTGTAGTAGGGGAATAAAGATTTGGGTCTTTATGATTAAAAAATGGTACGGCAACCTGCCAATACCAACAAAGCATCATGGGCCCTACAGTAGAACCGAATCAAAACCTTCTTTGCTAATGTATTCAATCCATCCATTAGTTAGATACGGTGATAGATGAACCTCCCCATAAGCCCAATCCATCTTTTTGTGAATTTTCATTAGATTGCCGATAAATTCAGATCGCTCAATATGAGTCGGTATTCCTAGTGCTAAGTGAAGGTGAAGCCTTTTTTCAATGTCACCTTTTTCGACACAGCAGATTGAATTTAATCGCTCATATCCAACTCGATATTTTCGTTTGAGTATTCTTTCATTTAGCCGCTTTCTAAGCCAATGTCCTGATTTCTCCGCTTGCTCTATAGAGTTATTTATTTGATGAATGGAGTGCCTCTTCTTTAGGTTTACTGTCACTGCAAGGTCAAATGGGCCTTGTTTAGCTAGAAATTCAGTAACTTTTTGTGAGGATGGTTTGCGGAAATTGTTGTGCATTCAAAACCTTTTTGAATTCTGAATATGAATTTTTCCAATCTCTATGACTGCATAGTCAAAACACTCCTAGTTAATCAAAACTCGTCAAGCAGGCATTAATAAGGCTGAATTTTTTATGAGGAATGGTTTGTTTTTTTGAATAAACCATTGTGCAGCCTGGAAAGGCTGGGGAAGATGTGGCTTCGCCCATAAGCATGCTCGTTACTATGCCGGTAAGGATGCTGATGGCAAATCGATCTTTAAATCCAAAAATAAACCGTATGCTCCAGCAACAATTAATCGCTACGCAGCAGCTATTAGTGCATTGTTTACATGGTGCATTAAAAGACGAATCGCACCTAAACGCTGGGAGCACCCTCGCAAAGCAATTGAGCGTAGACCTGAAAACAATGAAATTGTTCGCTTCTTAAGCGATAGTGAACGACATGCTCTTTTGCAAGCTTGCAGGGAGTCAAAACTATATCTGTTAACGTTCTGGGCATTACAACCGGAGCTCGCAAGGGTGAGCTCAAAGGATTGCGATGGTCAGATATCAATCTTGAGAGAGGGGAAGCGTATTTAGCCATTACAAAAAACGGAAACCGTAAGACCTTACCTTTACTGCCAACAATCATTGAAGAAATGATGAAATTTGAACAGCCCCTGAATCAACACATTTTTGCCTCAAAGAGAATGCCTGATAGGCCTTATAACCATGAGGATAGATGGAAGCAGGCCCTTAAGAAAGCCAAAGTGTCCGTTACTACAACATTTGGTGCAATAAATGAGTCAAACACAAAAAAGCTTAGATTCATTAATAAGTCTTGAGGCTTATAGGAGTTATTAGAAAGCTCTTCAATCGCAAAGAAGATGTGATCCTCATCAACCTCATTTAAGGGGAGGGTCCCAAGTTTCACTTGCCAACAAGCAATACGCTGAGCAAGCGACTTATCATTGCCTTGATAGCAGGCCATGTAGGCATTAATTGCTTGGGAGATGGTGATATTGCCGTTACCCTCAGAAAGGGCGGTAAGGCTTGTTTTAGGACTTGTGGTGCCGGAAATCACCGACAAGCTCGCAAACGGAACATCTAAAGACTCGTAACGATTCATTTTTAACTCCAATTTAGGTGACCGCTTTTTCACCAGCGGACTAAAGTGGGAGTCTTAAAAGCCCCGTTACTATAAGGTATTTGGCTCCTCGACCTGGGCTCGAACCAGGGACCTACGGATTAACAGTCCGGCGCTCTACCGACTGAGCTATCGAGGAATAAGCCGACATTGTAGCAAGATGCAATCACTACTTCCCACTTCCATAGAGATCCCTAAAGTACTGACCATTGCTGGCTCTGACAGTGGTGGAGCGGCAGGGGTTCAGGCCGATCTCGAGGTGATCACCGCACTGGGCGGCTATGGCATGTCTGTCATCACGGCGATTACTGCTCAAAATACCCTCGGGGTGTCGCGTATTCAGGATGTTGCTGTAGAGGTGGTTGAGGCACAAATCGATGCCGTATTGACAGACATTGGCGCAGATATTGTCAAGATTGGCATGTTGGCGAGCCCAGAAATTGTGAAAACGGTCGCACACAGCCTGCGTAAGCATGGCATCAAACGGATTGTTCTGGATCCTGTGCTATCTATGTGCAACTTCTGGCGCA contains:
- a CDS encoding SMP-30/gluconolactonase/LRE family protein → MSLNLALNSNCLLGESPVWSPVDQSIYFIDTKKMSINRFCISNSLFETIPTPSEIGCIVLKRGGGIVAAMQSGLAFVDFTVKEYAFFCTIDSDILTNRPNDGKCDGAGRLWVASMDNKEVSSSGRLWKVSPTTAPEIVDSNFVIGNGIDWSPDSKKMYFTDSVNRAIYIYDFDLGSGTIGNKEMFVKIPEDDGFPDGLVVDGQGFVWSAHWDGWRVTRYALDGSIDKVVNLPVPRPTSLAFGGANLSSLFITSASYGLSSAELMNAPLSGGLFVYDSTVSGRLSNQYIAEIS
- a CDS encoding HD-GYP domain-containing protein, with amino-acid sequence MPLHDIGKVGIPDSILKQQGSLTEDEWHVMKTHAVLGEQVLKATLIGDIKHTSVLEDAIGIAGCHHENWDGSAYPRGLRGLDIPLPARIMSLADTYDTLISERVYKDAWTHQMACEEIQRLKGIRFDPAVVEAFLMDQDKFIEISQAYRDAA
- a CDS encoding gluconokinase; protein product: MIYLVMGVSGCGKTTTGLNLASRLDAIFLDADSFHSESNLSKMAKGIPLTDEDREPWLAKLNSKLIKATMNSKNIVLACSALKDSYRKSLLSNIESYLIIYLKADISLLERRQSERKNHFFNPKLLFSQIAILEEPKENFIELDASKSTQDIVEEIFCKLV
- the gnd gene encoding phosphogluconate dehydrogenase (NAD(+)-dependent, decarboxylating), translated to MKIAIIGLGKMGLNMATRLSLSGISVAGFDIASPSPENLPHKNFEIANSLTEAVESLPSPRIVWLMLPSGFQTEDVILELSSILSAGDIILDGANSYYKDTQRRGLELINKGFNFIDVGVSGGIWGLNDGYCLMVGGESEIALKLSPIFNALSTNGSDGWSHLGPLGAGHFAKMIHNGIEYGMMQAFAEGLELTQSKRQFAIDTGKLVELWRHGSVVRSWLLDMLSKGIHSNLNLDEVLPYVPDSGEGRWFAIEAIEQGIPTPVISQALNARFQSQNNFNFGFRILSIMRNAFGGHKIHKK
- a CDS encoding bifunctional hydroxymethylpyrimidine kinase/phosphomethylpyrimidine kinase, translating into MQSLLPTSIEIPKVLTIAGSDSGGAAGVQADLEVITALGGYGMSVITAITAQNTLGVSRIQDVAVEVVEAQIDAVLTDIGADIVKIGMLASPEIVKTVAHSLRKHGIKRIVLDPVLSMCNFWRKFWW
- the yegQ gene encoding tRNA 5-hydroxyuridine modification protein YegQ; this translates as MMKTPELLAPAGSLQMLETAFDFGADAIYAGQPRYSLRVRNNDFGKIEVLKQGIDTTHDLGKKFYLVSNLLPHGAKTRTYIRDMSPVVALKPDALIMSDPGLIMMAREAWPDMPIHLSVQANTVNGASAKFWRSVGISRVILSRELSFDEIKEVRQDCPEMELEVFVHGALCIAYSGRCLLSGYMSHRDSNQGACTNACRWDYKVKPGQQTQSGDVILLQEARRPDDSMPMEEDEHGTYIMNSKDLRAIEHIEHLTNMGVDSFKIEGRTKSPYYVARTCQAYRSAIDDAVGGKPFNTTLLGNLEGLANRGYTDGFYERHHDKEYQLYMRGHSLSGRSLYVGETLEVDQVTGRVKVNVKNRFAVGDKIEVIEPQGNQDLVLDAMWNLNDEPITVAPGSGHFVWIKPALQGKKAYIARYTNEPAPPEVATSCASGESCCNA
- a CDS encoding diguanylate cyclase domain-containing protein produces the protein MIILPELSADGHALNVAQKILKSLQTPFHIDGILIHTSGSIGIAIYPDHGVNETELTNNADMAMYGAKSSGKNAVRVYSHQTTESITRDLI